TTATTCCTGTTTGATATGGACAATCGATCAATTTGCCCATGTTTAAAGATGAAAGTGTGAAGATAAAATGTCAAAGTCGGACACTTTTCTTGTACAATCGGTTGCACCTTAAGCAAGATAAAACCAATGTATTCTGCTAATGTACACCTTATAAGAAATCGACATGGGGCAAATAAACCTTAACCAACATTATCAACCACTTTGACTGGGAGAAACAGTCAGGGAGATCTGAAGCAGCAGAAATCGACATCCAATCCAAAAAAACGATCTTCACAGCAAGGAGTTTAACAAGTTGCTTAATAATGTCATAAATTTGAATCCAGAAATGTGTGGCAATTTCCAAAAATTCTAATCCCATAGATAATAAGGGCAAAAAAGAGAGGCTGAATATCATTAAGGAGAAGGTTTACATAAGAACTCAAGCTTTTCAGTCTGGATTAAGATACATCTGAACAATGTTATGTACTAAAAAAGAGTCAACTTTTATGGAGATGCCTGCAACAGAACAACGGCCAAGGGTAAGATCCTAAGACAAATACAGAGATGTTCCAAAAATCAACGTGTATACACAGAATAACGAATTTGCATCGAAAATCCATCCCGTTGAATCAAAAAGTTATTGATCATGAAGCAGTTTAATGATAACCCATTAAAGTTTGAattccatttttttaaaaatgaatTTGTATCTCTAAGATTCTTCAAAGTATCATCTGAAGTGATAACATAAATTTTGCAACTAATCCTgcaaataaatgaaaagaaaccTACCAGTGCTAAAGACACCCCTTCTACTTCCTGTTGTTCCAGGGCTTTTGGAAATTGGCCTCGCACCAGAAAAATGACAATAGCAAATCGCCCTATTTCTGTAGGCTGTAGCAGTTCGTTGAAAAATACTCTGATGTAGTTTTATGCATCATTAATAAGCATATATTTACCTGCGAAAGAAACTCGATATTAAAAAAGGAGACAGCTGCTACTGCATATGCAGAAAGCATTACATATTATTTTGGGTCACAGAGGGACAGAGCCTACGATCATGATACTGAACAAGGAACAGAGCACTCAAGGCCAACATAGGTAAGAGAAGCATTCAAATAACCTGAATATTTTTTCATCGTAGATCtttaaaacagaaaaaaaaagttacatcAGGTTTCAGGACATATACATCGGAGTAATGGAGAAATATTAATCCTAGGGAGACTAATTACAGCCTAAAATCCTTGTCAACCCTTTTTCTTCAACTGTCCAGCTTATACATCCTTCCCTCAGGCATTTATGAAGCCATTTTTTACCAACTAAAACAATTCTTTCACCTCGCTTTTTAATACACAAACTAACTCGCCGTATGAGAAGTTAAAGAACAGTGAACTTATTGTAACTGTTGGGCCAAAGACTACAAAATAGACTATTTTTTCTCCCCGGAAAAAGCTGACCTTAGTTCATTGACCCATTGCTTACgagaagaagaggagaaaaCAAGCAATCACATTTTCACACATGAAAAACAGATACAGGACCAACACAGATTACTAGTCTTATCATATCTTACCCCAGCACCCCTAGAGGATGATTATTCACTTATACTCCTAATAGCATCTGCTTCTATAGTTCTATTATAACATACTTACTTCCTTCATTTGAGGTTTCACGatttaaccactaatatctctcattatgCATTAGTAAACAATTATAAAAAGAATctttgaaagtatatttcgagacgaatctaacaagatcccacataaaAATACTTTGCCTTATACAAACTCCCTCTGTTTTTTAATACTTGCAAACACTTGCCTCTTTAGGCCGTTTTGTAATACTTGCAACACTTCCTCTTTTGGCTTGAGACCACTAATTCTTTaatgtttctctctccttttccgTCACTTGcacattaatttatttattttcatatactaccCACTAAAATTCCTAAAACTACGCGCAAACACAAGTGTTGCATGTATTCAGAAACGGAAGGAGTAAATCATAATAGATGGCCATATAagattgtgtgaatagtgtcagaatacaaatggtgcaattattaaaacagaggaagtatactATCGATGCTAACCTCTCAGTTTGACCCCCTGCGGAACTTGGATGGCGCTTGACCTTGCGATATGCCTTTTCCGTATTGTATGATTCAACCTACAGTAAATTTAAATCGTAAATGGTTAGAGAAACTCCACCTGGAGTAGTATCAATTGTCGAAACTACAACCCGCGTTATCTGTAGGCCTTAGGGCATATatcattttcttaaaaaaaatatgaagtaCAAAGAACAACATAACAGATATAACTGGATCTTACAGCTTCTTTTATCTTGGTAGTAATGTCAGCAGATTTGACTGAGGCAACTCGTAAGCACTGCATGACAACATTGTGCATGACACCAACTCCTCCACCCTTCTGAATGGCACAGATATCTCCATTTGTGTTTAACGTAACAGTCATTCTGCCTTTCATTATGGCCTCTTCAGAGTGACTTGGATCTATCACCTGTGTCAATTATTATGAAAAGTCCATCCAAATAGCAGAGAGTAGCTAATCCACCAACAAGGATATGCTAGTAATTCTTATTTCTTACCACAACGGTATCTGCAGTGAAGAATGCAAATGTCACAGCTATAGGAAGATGATGAACTATCAATGGAAGCGGCTCACGCACCTGCCAAAGTATGGATAAGAATACATGAAATATGTGGGAATGGGCTTTTCATTCTTAACCAGAATAGATTAAATACAGTAAATTACTTGAGGAACTGTTTTTTTAAGTGAATAAAGTCAATCCCCAACAAATCTCTCTAGTTAATATACTCCATTGCCAAGACATTGACGTGCACTCATTAACCATTATCCTCTATATTGTCAGATGCCAATTGACTTATATGCATAATACCATAGAATTGGAGCTGAAGTTTAATCGGTTCCACAACAAAAATTACTAAACAGAAGACTTTGAGAAGAAAAAAAtgccaatttcaaaatccaaattacCATAAGCCCAGGAAACTTAGCCAAAAGTATTTCTATCACAATTCACAAGGAGATGAAGAAAATGAAATGCATTCCTTATTGACCTCTATTCTGTGATTGACATCCCATAATCCCAAAGAGCCATACCCCGGCAGTCTAGAATCCTTGTGAGAAGCACTGGGTTTAAAGTATATCATAATATTACGATCTACTCTGAACTGTAATAAATATGACCCTGAAGCAAGTTGTAACTCCACAGTAAACAATTAACAAAAAATCTACAGTGATCGGTAAACAATAATCATACACAAACTAcataacattaaaaaaaatcaggaaAGGAGAAGAAATAACAAGAATTAAAAGTGATACACCAATACGTTATGCTTCTTAATCACTTGGTTGCTTCTACATTAGTCTCCTTTAAACATTACATTGATTGTTTAAGTTCTATTGACATGGACTTAATGTAATTTATCTGCGGAATTACGTTACGGAATGGCATTTTACCAGAGCCAAAATGGTTCCACACCAGTAATATCAAGAGAGAGCATAACCCACCTCAGGTGGATGCACTGTTAATTCTTGCCCATCTTCTCCCCCTAGACTACACTCTGGCCTCCTGAAGGTTAGGAGGGCTGCCAAAGCAGCAATATTTGCAGCGTCAACCAGATTCCTGACCCAAAGATAACATGAGGTGCCATATGTCAGTTCCAAGACACACAAAAAAAAGGGCACTGTCTCATCAGAGAAACCTTATACCATACCCTCCATTATCTAGTATGTGAAGATCAATACGAATGGACCACACTAGTTTGCCCGCTAGAACACAGAGTGATTCTGTATCAATTGCCCTGCTCTCCCTGCAAGAGCATGTCAGATGTCAAAACCAGTCCTGTACAAAAAAAATGTGGGAAAAGGAAGATAACCAAACTAGACAGTGTAAAACTAAGCTTTGAACATTAAGATCTCAAAGTATCAATTTGTACTCTACTAtatttagttttttattttagtgaTTCATCAGGCCACCAAAAGTACCAGCACTAGACCCTTTAAAGTCCACAAATAATGGTTCCTCATTACTTTCGTTTCTCAACCAAACAGCCCATGAGGACCCTTTCCTTGCAGTCATAGCCTTCCTTACTGCACCGGACACAGGCATTCTCTCAAAAGTTAAAACCCGGCTAAAAAAAGTTCAAAACCCAAATATGTGTAGCAAAATCTTGATGCCTAACCATGAACTAGATAATAAGATAGACCATAATTGATGAAAATGAAGCCAACTTGAGACTTTAACCCACTTCTCATACCAGATTGTCCCTATCAAGCAACGCAGGTCTTTTCTACAACAGGTGACAAATCTACCAGAAATCATTCGTGCACTTGCCAAGATGTAGAAAAAAATATTCACAATTTTTTTCCCTACTTCTTTTACTGGAACAAGACTATGCATAACCATGCCCGCATATGCTCATCCAAGGATAATTTGAACTTTGTCATACAGATTTCATGTTGCAGtttaaaaatcaaacaatgatttatatgatccagaagaaaaaaaagtggAGTTTACCTCAGACCACGGTCTATAATACGTCCCAGTTCAACAGCAGATTCTCCAGGACGGCCAGTCTCAAATGAAGAGTCAGCCATAGGAGAAAACTCTGTATAAATAGCAAGCGATCCTTCATTAGGCCTGTCTTTATAAGGTTGAACAAGCTGAGCAGTCACAAAACCCATGACATGGGTCTGGCCAAGTTGCACTTCAGAAGAGCCATCTTCACTGCAGTTTAACAAAATTTAAGAAAGAAATTCTGATTCTGTGATTCACCCTAGTAACAAGCAGAAGATTTCAGACCAGAAGCAActcaattttgacaaaagtatcTCACGTTATTAAACCTATTTTTTCATGACCTGTACTGCTGTACATTAGCGATAAGATAAGGTACCAGAATAGGAATTGTTTTATGCTACCGGCTACCTCTCAGGTCTCAAgagaaaaacacaaaaaaaaagttcTAGTTATCTTACTCCAAAGAAGACTGAAATAACAAAAAGAATTAAAACTTTCGCGTGAAATGCACTGACAAAAAAAGGAAAGAGGACGTACATAGAGATCAATAACTAGGACATCTtattctaaacaaaatgaaatGCTTGATGATGGCAACATAAATACTAACAAATGTTATTCTATGGAAGAGAGAATCAGAAGTTCCTATCGCACATGGCCCTAATTGGCCAAAGCACTTCAATAATAAATCCTACAAACGGTTCTGTGTTTAAAGCCTTTTTTTCACTCTAGCTAGGATGAATTGAAATTAGCAGCA
This sequence is a window from Spinacia oleracea cultivar Varoflay chromosome 1, BTI_SOV_V1, whole genome shotgun sequence. Protein-coding genes within it:
- the LOC110775071 gene encoding exosome complex component RRP45B; protein product: MEQRLANSWNMTVNEKNFIETALLSDLRVDGRRPFDYRRLTIKFGREDGSSEVQLGQTHVMGFVTAQLVQPYKDRPNEGSLAIYTEFSPMADSSFETGRPGESAVELGRIIDRGLRESRAIDTESLCVLAGKLVWSIRIDLHILDNGGNLVDAANIAALAALLTFRRPECSLGGEDGQELTVHPPEVREPLPLIVHHLPIAVTFAFFTADTVVVIDPSHSEEAIMKGRMTVTLNTNGDICAIQKGGGVGVMHNVVMQCLRVASVKSADITTKIKEAVESYNTEKAYRKVKRHPSSAGGQTER